From Bacillota bacterium, the proteins below share one genomic window:
- a CDS encoding winged helix-turn-helix domain-containing protein: protein MIVNNVYQLEVAAVRATPGTVRQVNDALILRCLMRHPGLTRAELARETGLSKTAVSQAVQRLRPLLAAGPSPDGRTKERLYLDETAGVAVGVDVGGTTLSGALVSASGGFLAEAELPTPRGPGGEVEGEAVYAQLTRLVDRLLAAAAEGGVRVW from the coding sequence ATGATAGTCAACAATGTGTACCAATTGGAGGTGGCCGCCGTGCGGGCGACGCCGGGCACGGTCCGACAGGTCAACGACGCCCTCATCCTGCGCTGCCTGATGCGCCATCCGGGCCTCACCCGGGCCGAGCTGGCGCGCGAGACCGGCCTCTCCAAGACGGCCGTCTCCCAAGCCGTCCAGCGCCTGCGGCCGCTCCTGGCGGCCGGCCCCTCCCCCGACGGCAGGACCAAGGAGCGCCTCTACCTGGACGAGACGGCCGGCGTCGCGGTGGGGGTGGACGTGGGCGGCACCACGCTGAGCGGGGCGCTGGTCAGCGCCTCGGGAGGCTTCCTGGCGGAGGCGGAGCTGCCCACGCCGCGCGGGCCGGGGGGCGAGGTGGAGGGGGAGGCGGTCTACGCCCAGCTGACCCGCCTGGTCGACCGCCTTCTGGCCGCGGCGGCCGAAGGCGGCGTGCGGGTCTGGG